One Sphingopyxis macrogoltabida genomic region harbors:
- a CDS encoding TonB-dependent receptor domain-containing protein, whose amino-acid sequence MTRALPLLVAAALASVPAQARAAEERAFDVPSGSLSGSLPILSRQAGVSISVADAKLWQSTVKPVRGRMSVEKAIKRMLAGSDARIVRVSATSWRIERRSPPPKVARRATSPPRAPPPPRAREPDNLVAGPDDEIIVTASKTDIPYANYAGVATVLDGDDLAFGGERGMDSILSRMATVSSTHLGSGRNKLFIRGIADSSFTGPTQATVGQYLGDIRLSYNAPDPDLRLYDIQNVEILEGPQGTLYGAGSLGGIIRVVPTPPDPDRQTVQAIAGVSLTQHGDPGGDLGAIANVPLGDNGHAVRLVGYMLSDGGYIDNPLRGQNDVNRVNVYGGRGTLRLDLGDDWTVDLGGVYQSIISEDAQYADRDAPPLIRNSMVEQNAKARYGLGTLVVMKDWDGLHFRSSNAYVNHRLFERFDATAPDNPPRILDQHNDTRMFVSETRLSRPFHNGFGWVVGASFLDNRTRQNREVGDAFTLTPLTGVTNRITEFTGYAEATVEVVPHVIASGGLRLSHARLGGSGEDVPFDIAYAGREVTAHRNETDLLPSASLLASPFANVTLYVRYQEGFRPGGLAVDSQFVRRFRNDQVRTWEAGVRFGEKGRTPFDASIAVSRSRWRDIQADFIDANGFPTTANIGDGRITSITGALAVRPTPALSFELGAVYNHSRVSELFDAELRAIAMRAAAMDGQVGVTIPQATLLARLGQIPNVARYAVRGSFNYAAPMGDEDFRLNGWANYVGPSRLGIGPILGEGQGKYLDTGLAARIGDDRRGLSLTLTNLFDARGNRFALGTPFVEGSAGFLTPLRPRTLRLAIDIAY is encoded by the coding sequence ATGACGCGCGCCCTGCCCCTTCTGGTTGCAGCCGCACTGGCGAGCGTCCCGGCGCAGGCGCGTGCGGCCGAGGAGCGCGCATTCGATGTGCCGAGCGGCAGTCTTTCGGGCTCGCTACCGATCCTCAGCCGGCAGGCTGGGGTCAGCATCAGCGTCGCCGATGCAAAGCTCTGGCAATCCACGGTCAAACCCGTGCGCGGGCGGATGAGCGTCGAAAAGGCGATCAAGCGGATGCTCGCCGGTTCGGACGCGCGCATCGTCCGGGTCAGCGCGACAAGCTGGCGGATCGAGCGCCGTTCCCCACCGCCGAAGGTCGCCCGCCGCGCCACGTCGCCGCCGCGTGCTCCGCCGCCGCCGAGGGCGCGGGAGCCCGACAATCTCGTCGCCGGGCCCGACGACGAGATCATCGTCACCGCCTCGAAAACCGATATTCCCTACGCAAATTATGCGGGCGTCGCCACCGTTCTCGATGGCGACGATTTGGCGTTCGGCGGCGAGCGCGGAATGGATTCGATCCTGTCGCGCATGGCCACCGTATCTTCGACCCATCTCGGTTCGGGGCGCAACAAGCTGTTTATCCGCGGCATCGCCGATTCGAGCTTCACCGGCCCGACGCAGGCGACGGTCGGCCAGTATCTCGGCGATATCCGCCTCAGCTATAATGCGCCCGATCCCGACCTTCGCCTCTACGACATCCAGAACGTCGAAATCCTCGAAGGACCGCAGGGGACGCTCTACGGCGCGGGCTCGCTCGGCGGCATTATCCGCGTCGTGCCTACCCCGCCCGATCCCGACCGCCAAACGGTGCAGGCGATCGCCGGCGTCTCGCTGACCCAGCACGGCGACCCCGGCGGTGACCTTGGCGCCATCGCCAACGTGCCCTTGGGCGACAACGGGCATGCGGTGCGCCTCGTCGGCTATATGCTCAGCGACGGCGGCTATATCGACAATCCGCTGCGCGGCCAGAACGACGTCAATCGCGTCAATGTCTATGGCGGACGTGGCACGCTGCGGCTCGATCTCGGCGACGACTGGACCGTCGACCTCGGCGGCGTCTATCAATCGATCATCTCCGAAGATGCGCAATATGCCGATCGCGACGCGCCGCCGCTGATCCGCAACTCGATGGTCGAGCAGAATGCCAAGGCGCGCTACGGACTCGGCACCCTGGTCGTGATGAAGGACTGGGACGGGCTGCATTTCCGCTCGTCGAACGCCTACGTCAATCACCGCCTGTTCGAACGCTTCGACGCAACCGCCCCGGACAATCCGCCGCGCATTCTCGACCAGCATAACGACACCCGCATGTTCGTCAGCGAAACGCGCCTGTCGCGCCCCTTTCACAATGGCTTCGGCTGGGTCGTCGGCGCCAGCTTCCTCGACAACCGCACCCGCCAGAACCGCGAGGTCGGCGATGCGTTCACCCTCACGCCGCTGACCGGCGTTACCAACCGCATCACCGAATTCACGGGCTATGCCGAGGCGACGGTCGAGGTCGTGCCACACGTCATCGCCTCGGGGGGCCTGCGGCTTTCCCACGCAAGGCTCGGCGGCAGCGGCGAGGATGTGCCGTTCGATATCGCCTATGCGGGGCGCGAAGTTACTGCCCACCGGAACGAAACCGACCTCCTGCCATCGGCGTCGTTGCTCGCATCGCCATTTGCCAACGTCACCCTCTACGTCCGTTATCAGGAAGGTTTCCGTCCCGGCGGGCTGGCGGTCGACAGCCAGTTCGTCCGCCGCTTTCGCAACGATCAGGTACGGACGTGGGAAGCGGGCGTACGCTTCGGCGAAAAGGGGCGGACGCCCTTCGACGCCAGCATCGCGGTCTCGCGCAGCCGCTGGCGCGATATCCAGGCCGATTTCATCGACGCCAACGGCTTCCCCACCACCGCGAATATCGGCGACGGGCGGATCACCAGCATCACCGGAGCATTGGCGGTGCGGCCAACGCCCGCGCTGTCGTTCGAGCTGGGCGCCGTTTATAACCACAGCCGCGTCTCCGAACTGTTCGACGCCGAACTGCGCGCCATTGCGATGCGCGCGGCTGCCATGGATGGGCAGGTCGGCGTGACGATCCCGCAGGCGACGCTGCTCGCCCGGCTGGGGCAGATCCCGAACGTCGCCCGCTACGCCGTGCGCGGCTCGTTCAACTATGCCGCGCCAATGGGCGACGAGGACTTCCGGCTGAACGGCTGGGCCAATTATGTCGGCCCGTCGCGGCTCGGCATCGGGCCGATCCTCGGCGAGGGTCAGGGCAAATATCTCGACACCGGCCTCGCCGCGCGGATCGGCGACGATCGGCGGGGATTGTCGCTGACCCTGACCAACCTGTTCGACGCCCGCGGCAACCGTTTCGCGCTCGGCACCCCCTTCGTCGAAGGCAGCGCCGGCTTCCTCACCCCGTTGCGCCCGCGCACGCTGCGGCTGGCGATCGATATCGCTTATTGA
- a CDS encoding acyl-CoA dehydrogenase family protein, with translation MDFTYTETQDMIRDTLSRFLADTYDFETRQKFIASDSGRDPAIWTALAQELGMLGAAFAEEHGGLGGGALENAIVMEELGKVLGIEPYLPTVVIAGGALKAVGGAQADAMIPEIIAGNAIVSFAYAEPQGRYDLANLKTAAKKDGAGYVLSGHKSVVYAAPWASHLLVTARTGGGQRDRDGVSLFLIDAKLPGIVRRDYPTVDGSRASEIYFENVAIPGDALLGAEGAGLPLVERIVDEATVAVCAEATGVMQKLHEGTLEYTQQRKQFGVPIAKFQVLQHRMVDMFMEVEQARSMTIMGTLKLDLPANERMAAVSACKAKVARGANFVGQNAIQTHGGIGITQELAIGHYFKRATMIEGQFGSADHHLGRYERIVLAD, from the coding sequence ATGGATTTCACCTACACCGAAACGCAGGACATGATCCGCGATACGCTGTCGCGTTTTCTTGCCGACACCTATGATTTCGAGACGCGTCAGAAGTTCATCGCGAGCGACAGCGGGCGCGACCCGGCGATCTGGACTGCGCTGGCGCAGGAACTCGGCATGCTTGGCGCCGCCTTTGCCGAGGAACATGGCGGACTGGGTGGCGGTGCGCTCGAAAATGCGATCGTGATGGAGGAACTGGGCAAGGTGCTGGGCATCGAACCCTATCTGCCCACCGTGGTCATCGCCGGCGGCGCGCTGAAGGCCGTTGGCGGCGCGCAGGCCGACGCCATGATCCCGGAGATTATCGCCGGCAATGCGATTGTTTCTTTCGCTTATGCCGAGCCGCAGGGACGCTACGACCTTGCCAACCTCAAGACGGCGGCGAAGAAGGACGGCGCGGGCTATGTGCTGAGCGGCCACAAGAGCGTCGTCTACGCCGCGCCGTGGGCGAGCCACCTGCTCGTCACCGCACGCACCGGCGGCGGCCAGCGCGACCGGGACGGCGTGTCGCTGTTCCTGATCGACGCGAAGCTGCCGGGCATCGTGCGCCGCGACTATCCGACCGTCGACGGCAGCCGCGCGTCGGAAATCTATTTCGAGAATGTCGCGATCCCCGGCGATGCGCTGCTCGGCGCCGAGGGAGCCGGTCTGCCCCTGGTCGAACGGATCGTCGACGAGGCGACCGTCGCGGTATGTGCCGAGGCGACCGGCGTGATGCAGAAACTGCACGAAGGCACATTGGAATATACGCAGCAGCGCAAGCAGTTCGGCGTGCCGATCGCGAAGTTCCAGGTCCTTCAGCACCGCATGGTCGATATGTTCATGGAAGTCGAACAGGCGCGCTCGATGACGATCATGGGGACGCTGAAGCTGGACCTGCCCGCGAACGAGCGCATGGCGGCGGTGTCGGCGTGCAAGGCGAAGGTCGCGCGCGGCGCGAATTTCGTCGGCCAGAATGCGATCCAGACGCACGGCGGCATCGGCATCACGCAGGAATTGGCGATCGGCCATTATTTCAAGCGCGCGACGATGATCGAAGGCCAGTTCGGCAGCGCCGATCATCATCTGGGGCGGTACGAACGGATCGTGCTGGCGGACTGA
- a CDS encoding acyl-CoA dehydrogenase family protein: MDMEFSPEDLAFQKEVREFIAENYPAELRDKQDEGEEMSKEDFLAWHKILYKKGWIAPAWPVEYGGTGWTPTQRFIWSEETARADCIRLMPFGLAMVGPVIYTFGTPEQKAHFLPRILSGEDWWCQGYSEPGSGSDLASLRTAAVKDGDDYIVNGQKTWTTLAQHADWGFFLVRTDKEAKQQEGISFLLIDMKSPGITVRPIITLGGEHEVNEVWLEDVRVPQSQRVYEENKGWTCAKFLLAHERTGIAGVAASKRGIEKVKAIARTELDGDEPLIANAFFKRKLAELEIDLTALEFTELRSLAGPNAGRGPGPESSLLKIKGSEIQQRLTELTLEAVGHYGAPYFRGFGESDNEHPIGPDYAHRAAPTYFNMRKTTIYGGSNEIQRNIIAKMVLGL; encoded by the coding sequence ATGGACATGGAGTTCAGCCCCGAAGACCTCGCATTCCAGAAGGAAGTGCGCGAGTTCATCGCCGAAAACTACCCCGCCGAGCTGCGCGACAAGCAGGACGAAGGCGAGGAGATGTCCAAGGAGGATTTCCTCGCCTGGCACAAGATCCTGTACAAGAAGGGCTGGATCGCCCCGGCATGGCCGGTCGAATATGGCGGCACTGGCTGGACCCCGACGCAGCGCTTCATCTGGTCGGAGGAAACCGCGCGCGCCGACTGTATCCGCCTGATGCCCTTCGGCCTCGCGATGGTCGGCCCGGTGATCTATACCTTCGGCACTCCCGAACAGAAGGCGCATTTCCTGCCGCGCATCCTGTCGGGCGAGGATTGGTGGTGCCAGGGCTATTCGGAGCCCGGATCGGGGTCCGATCTCGCCAGCCTGCGCACCGCGGCGGTCAAGGACGGCGACGATTATATCGTCAACGGGCAGAAGACGTGGACGACGCTGGCGCAGCATGCCGACTGGGGCTTTTTCCTCGTCCGCACCGACAAGGAAGCGAAGCAGCAGGAAGGGATCAGCTTCCTTTTGATCGACATGAAATCGCCCGGCATCACCGTGCGCCCGATCATCACGCTGGGCGGCGAGCATGAGGTCAACGAAGTGTGGCTCGAGGATGTCCGCGTGCCGCAATCGCAGCGGGTCTATGAAGAGAATAAGGGCTGGACCTGCGCCAAATTCCTGCTCGCGCACGAACGCACCGGCATCGCCGGCGTCGCGGCGTCGAAGCGCGGGATCGAGAAGGTGAAGGCGATCGCGCGCACCGAGCTCGACGGCGATGAGCCGCTGATCGCCAACGCCTTCTTCAAGCGCAAGCTGGCCGAACTCGAGATCGACCTGACCGCGCTCGAATTTACCGAGCTGCGCAGTCTTGCCGGCCCGAACGCGGGCAGGGGCCCGGGGCCGGAGTCGAGTCTGCTCAAGATCAAGGGGTCTGAAATCCAGCAGCGGCTGACCGAACTGACGCTGGAAGCCGTCGGCCATTATGGTGCGCCCTATTTCCGTGGGTTCGGGGAAAGCGACAACGAGCATCCGATCGGGCCCGATTATGCCCATCGCGCCGCGCCGACCTATTTCAACATGCGCAAGACGACGATCTATGGCGGGTCGAACGAAATCCAGCGCAACATCATCGCGAAGATGGTTTTGGGATTGTGA
- a CDS encoding PAS domain-containing protein, with translation MATAREPQRVSAAEFIRGFANWRMQAARKPVVVTHHGKDAHVLISLDDYRRLDGESGAGRASTDTLQDSLALLIESIPDGAIVVDRQWRILSVNPAASDMIERAAADLIGAELAAALPELGGSLLFQRIIRLLDHRERFSGDMPGLLRPRQWLHVDLVPLPVGGAILLRDVSEAMDDITAIDLRHALATVVDIDGSVGHARLSVRETVDTANEALTAMVGVDVAAIRRVRFSALLAVGHRAAFSDAIESVFRSGEPVRIASQIVTRDGIAIDVMLSIAEVRGAYASEGAVVLVTRYSAG, from the coding sequence GTGGCAACAGCACGCGAACCGCAACGCGTATCGGCGGCGGAGTTCATCCGTGGCTTCGCGAACTGGCGGATGCAGGCGGCGCGAAAGCCCGTGGTGGTGACGCACCATGGCAAGGACGCGCATGTGCTGATCTCGCTCGACGACTATCGGCGCCTCGACGGCGAAAGCGGCGCGGGGAGGGCGTCGACCGACACATTGCAGGACTCATTGGCGCTCCTCATTGAATCGATCCCCGACGGCGCGATCGTCGTCGATCGCCAGTGGCGCATCCTGTCGGTCAACCCGGCCGCTAGCGACATGATCGAACGCGCTGCGGCGGACCTGATCGGCGCGGAACTCGCCGCCGCGCTGCCGGAGCTCGGCGGAAGCCTGCTGTTCCAGCGCATCATCCGCCTGCTCGACCATCGCGAGCGCTTTTCGGGCGATATGCCGGGCCTCCTGCGTCCGCGCCAATGGTTGCATGTCGACCTGGTGCCGTTGCCCGTTGGCGGCGCAATCCTGCTGCGCGATGTCAGCGAGGCGATGGACGATATTACCGCGATCGATCTACGGCATGCGCTGGCGACCGTAGTCGATATCGACGGCAGTGTCGGTCATGCCCGGCTTTCGGTGCGCGAAACCGTCGATACTGCGAACGAGGCGTTGACGGCCATGGTCGGGGTCGACGTGGCGGCGATTCGGCGGGTGCGCTTTTCGGCGTTGCTCGCCGTCGGACATCGGGCCGCCTTTTCGGACGCGATCGAGAGCGTATTCCGTAGCGGCGAGCCGGTGCGCATCGCCTCGCAGATCGTGACTCGCGACGGGATCGCGATCGACGTCATGCTGTCGATCGCCGAGGTTCGCGGCGCCTATGCCAGCGAGGGTGCGGTTGTGCTCGTGACGCGGTACAGCGCCGGCTAG
- a CDS encoding TadG family pilus assembly protein: MTFFSFLSTLVRDLRAGISIMSALGLTMLIGSAALAVDVGSLYLDRRKLQGIADAAAMAAAARPGEERAAAQRIIAASCACTITVAALTSGTYTPDAAVEAERRFVAGGGSPNAVRVTLTRNRPLFFGRFLTGRSESMISATATGARRGYAAFSLGSRVAAVHGGVPNALLSALTGSQVNLSVMDYNALASADIDLLAFSDALRTEIGADVLTFGQTLDTQVTTPQVLSALAQASDGQVATALEHLASKALPRALVPSRAIDLGPRSSSIRIDAANPVKVNALDLARAMLLLGNANRQLDLSLASSLPGGSGVDLALMIGEPPAHSPLIAVTDTNDVVVRTAQVRFKLDAKVSTPLAAVQIPVLAELGSASARISDIQCQGAGNGSVSLAVTTTPATLAIGTVASADFQNMQRQLDPQPARLLRLPLASVDGEAELVLSDLAEKPLGFSRAEIDAGKMKTVESSGLVAGAAKSLSNRMDLRVNILGLGLNAKALTTLVGDTVGLAAPVLDTLIADITGVLGVHVGEADARVNALRCGRAKLV; encoded by the coding sequence ATGACCTTCTTTTCGTTCCTGTCCACCCTCGTCCGCGACCTGCGCGCGGGAATCAGCATCATGTCGGCGCTGGGGCTGACGATGCTGATCGGTTCGGCGGCGCTCGCGGTCGATGTCGGCTCGCTCTATCTCGATCGCCGCAAGCTGCAGGGGATCGCCGACGCTGCGGCGATGGCGGCCGCCGCGAGGCCGGGCGAAGAGCGGGCTGCTGCACAGCGGATCATCGCGGCAAGCTGTGCGTGCACGATCACCGTCGCAGCACTGACTAGCGGCACCTATACCCCCGACGCGGCGGTCGAGGCCGAGAGGCGGTTCGTCGCGGGCGGCGGCTCGCCCAATGCGGTGCGGGTGACGCTGACGCGGAATCGCCCGCTCTTCTTCGGCCGCTTCCTGACCGGTCGCAGCGAAAGCATGATCAGCGCAACCGCAACCGGTGCGCGGCGTGGCTATGCCGCCTTCTCGCTGGGGTCGCGGGTGGCGGCCGTGCACGGCGGCGTGCCCAATGCGCTGCTGTCGGCGCTGACGGGCAGCCAGGTCAATTTGTCGGTGATGGATTATAATGCGCTGGCGAGCGCCGATATCGATTTGCTTGCCTTTTCGGACGCTCTGCGGACCGAGATAGGCGCCGACGTGCTGACCTTCGGCCAGACGCTCGACACGCAAGTGACGACGCCGCAGGTGCTGTCGGCGCTGGCGCAGGCGTCGGACGGGCAGGTGGCGACCGCGCTCGAACATCTCGCCTCGAAGGCGTTGCCGCGCGCGCTGGTTCCTTCGCGGGCGATCGACCTCGGGCCGCGCTCGTCGAGCATTCGCATCGATGCTGCCAATCCGGTGAAGGTCAACGCGCTCGACCTCGCGCGGGCGATGCTGCTGCTCGGCAATGCCAACCGGCAGCTCGACCTGTCGCTGGCGAGCAGCCTGCCTGGCGGGTCGGGGGTCGATCTGGCGCTGATGATCGGCGAGCCGCCTGCCCATTCGCCGTTGATCGCGGTGACCGATACCAACGATGTCGTGGTGCGTACCGCGCAGGTGCGGTTCAAGCTCGACGCCAAGGTATCGACGCCGCTCGCCGCGGTGCAGATTCCGGTGCTGGCCGAACTCGGATCGGCCTCGGCGCGCATTTCGGATATTCAGTGTCAGGGCGCGGGGAATGGTTCTGTCTCGCTAGCGGTGACCACCACCCCGGCGACGCTGGCGATCGGCACGGTCGCCAGCGCCGATTTCCAGAATATGCAGCGGCAACTCGATCCGCAGCCGGCGCGGCTGCTGCGCCTCCCGCTGGCGAGCGTCGATGGCGAGGCCGAACTGGTGCTGTCGGACCTCGCCGAAAAGCCGCTCGGCTTTTCGCGCGCCGAGATCGATGCGGGGAAGATGAAGACGGTGGAGAGCTCCGGGCTGGTCGCGGGGGCCGCCAAGTCGCTCTCCAACCGCATGGACCTGCGCGTCAACATTCTCGGCCTTGGGCTCAACGCGAAGGCGCTGACGACGCTGGTCGGCGATACCGTCGGGCTGGCGGCGCCGGTACTCGATACGCTGATCGCCGACATCACCGGGGTACTCGGCGTCCATGTCGGCGAGGCCGACGCGCGGGTCAACGCGCTACGCTGCGGGAGGGCGAAGCTGGTTTGA
- a CDS encoding TadE/TadG family type IV pilus assembly protein, with the protein MTDPLFLSRLTRPFVEVRQALVRHERGAAMIEMALVLPLFLALLMGILVYGQYFLLAHSVQQAANDGARAAIVGLDAADRRAIATRAVDRSLQGTPQITPNKRSIAVSETGDAITVGVTYTVPADSFLRTSIVPVPGNVIRADATFELPVE; encoded by the coding sequence ATGACAGATCCGCTTTTCCTTTCCCGGTTGACCCGCCCATTCGTCGAAGTCCGCCAAGCGCTGGTACGGCACGAGCGCGGCGCGGCGATGATCGAGATGGCGCTCGTCCTGCCGCTCTTCCTCGCATTGCTGATGGGCATCCTGGTCTACGGGCAATATTTCCTGCTCGCGCACAGCGTGCAGCAGGCCGCGAACGACGGCGCGCGCGCCGCGATCGTCGGGCTCGATGCCGCCGATCGCCGCGCCATCGCCACGCGCGCGGTCGACCGGAGCCTGCAAGGCACACCGCAGATCACTCCCAACAAGCGAAGCATCGCCGTCTCCGAAACGGGCGACGCGATTACGGTCGGCGTGACCTACACCGTGCCGGCAGACAGCTTCCTGCGCACGTCGATCGTTCCCGTGCCCGGCAACGTCATCCGCGCCGACGCGACCTTTGAACTGCCGGTGGAGTGA
- the yghU gene encoding glutathione-dependent disulfide-bond oxidoreductase yields MTEQNEYVPPSIWTWDKESGGRFANINRPIAGPTHDKDLPVGKHPLQLYSLGTPNGVKVTVMLEELLAAGHGDAEYDAWLINIGEGDQFSSGFVGANPNSKIPALVDRSGSEPIRVFESGAILIYLAEKFGAFLPTETAKRAETLSWLMWQMGSTPFLGGGFGHFYAYAPTKQEYPINRYAMEVKRQLDVLDRRLAESEYLGGTDYTIADMAVWPWYGALVKGLVYDAGEFLQVQDYKHVQRWTDQIAARPAVKRGRMVNRVTGDPASQLHERHDASDFDLRTQDKLAPEPAAE; encoded by the coding sequence ATGACCGAGCAAAATGAATATGTGCCGCCCAGCATCTGGACCTGGGACAAGGAAAGCGGCGGGCGCTTTGCCAATATCAACCGCCCGATCGCGGGACCGACGCACGACAAGGATCTGCCGGTCGGCAAGCATCCGCTGCAGCTCTATTCGCTCGGCACGCCGAATGGCGTCAAGGTGACCGTGATGCTCGAGGAACTGCTCGCGGCAGGGCATGGCGACGCCGAATATGACGCTTGGCTGATCAACATCGGCGAGGGCGACCAGTTTTCGAGCGGTTTCGTCGGTGCCAATCCGAACAGCAAGATCCCCGCGCTGGTCGACCGCAGCGGTTCCGAGCCGATCCGCGTCTTTGAATCGGGCGCGATCCTGATCTATCTCGCCGAAAAATTCGGTGCCTTCCTGCCGACCGAAACGGCGAAGCGTGCCGAAACCTTGTCGTGGCTGATGTGGCAGATGGGAAGCACGCCCTTTCTCGGGGGAGGGTTCGGCCATTTTTACGCCTATGCCCCGACCAAGCAGGAATATCCGATCAACCGCTATGCGATGGAAGTGAAGCGGCAGTTGGATGTGCTCGACCGGCGGCTTGCGGAGAGCGAATACCTGGGCGGGACCGACTATACGATCGCCGACATGGCGGTCTGGCCCTGGTACGGCGCGCTTGTGAAGGGGCTGGTCTATGACGCCGGCGAGTTCCTGCAGGTGCAGGACTATAAACATGTCCAGCGCTGGACCGATCAGATTGCGGCGCGCCCGGCGGTCAAGCGCGGGCGAATGGTCAATCGCGTGACGGGCGACCCGGCCAGCCAGCTTCACGAGCGTCACGACGCGTCGGATTTCGATTTGCGGACGCAGGACAAGCTGGCACCGGAGCCTGCGGCCGAATAG
- a CDS encoding CaiB/BaiF CoA transferase family protein: protein MPLTGIRVIDFGRYIAGPYCAALLADYGADVIRIEAPEGNEDRYSVPVADDGSGAMFLQMNRNKRSLGLKPGSEAGREVVRRLIRTADVVVANMPDDALEKLGLDYPTLSALNPAIILVTASAFGSEGPLAQRVGFDAVGQAMSGAVYLGGADGTPARAQVNYVDFTTALHCAFGVMLALRERERTGRGQRVSGSLLGSALAISNGLTIDHALNGVDRGMMGSRAFSSAPTDIFATRDGWVMTQVVGNPIFARWAALIGRPELADDPRFGSDIARGEYGAELSGLMAEWCAARTTDDAIAELGAARVPAGPVLRPSEVLAEPQVAAARLVEPMAYPGVKGTAPIVRTPITLSASAKAELSPAPRVGEHGEAILAELGYDPDAISALRRDRII, encoded by the coding sequence GTGCCTTTAACGGGAATTCGTGTCATCGATTTCGGGCGTTATATCGCCGGGCCCTATTGCGCCGCGCTGCTCGCCGATTACGGAGCCGACGTCATCCGGATCGAGGCCCCCGAAGGCAATGAGGATCGCTATTCGGTTCCGGTCGCCGACGACGGGTCGGGGGCGATGTTCCTCCAGATGAACCGCAACAAGCGCAGCCTGGGGCTGAAGCCGGGCAGCGAGGCGGGACGCGAGGTCGTCCGGCGGCTGATCCGCACCGCCGATGTCGTGGTGGCGAACATGCCCGACGATGCGCTCGAAAAGCTGGGGCTCGACTATCCGACACTCTCGGCACTCAATCCTGCGATCATCCTCGTTACCGCTTCGGCGTTCGGCAGCGAAGGGCCGCTCGCGCAGCGGGTCGGGTTCGATGCGGTGGGGCAGGCGATGTCGGGCGCGGTGTATCTCGGCGGTGCCGACGGGACACCCGCCCGCGCGCAGGTCAATTATGTCGACTTCACGACCGCGCTCCATTGCGCCTTCGGGGTAATGCTCGCGCTGCGCGAACGCGAACGGACGGGCAGGGGGCAGCGGGTGAGCGGATCGTTGCTCGGCTCCGCGCTCGCCATCTCGAACGGGCTGACGATCGACCATGCCCTCAACGGCGTCGACCGCGGCATGATGGGCAGCCGCGCCTTCAGTTCGGCGCCGACCGATATTTTCGCGACGCGCGACGGCTGGGTGATGACGCAGGTGGTCGGCAACCCAATCTTCGCGCGCTGGGCCGCGCTGATCGGACGGCCCGAACTTGCCGACGATCCGCGTTTTGGATCGGACATCGCGCGCGGCGAATATGGCGCCGAATTGAGCGGGCTGATGGCGGAGTGGTGCGCCGCGCGGACGACCGACGACGCGATCGCCGAACTCGGCGCGGCGCGCGTTCCCGCCGGGCCGGTGCTACGGCCATCGGAGGTGCTGGCGGAACCGCAGGTCGCGGCGGCCCGGCTTGTCGAGCCGATGGCGTATCCGGGAGTCAAAGGCACGGCGCCGATTGTGCGGACGCCGATCACGCTGTCTGCAAGCGCCAAGGCCGAGCTTTCTCCCGCGCCGCGTGTCGGCGAGCATGGTGAGGCGATCCTCGCGGAGCTGGGATATGATCCCGACGCCATTTCGGCTTTGCGACGGGATAGGATTATTTGA